From Halalkalicoccus sp. CG83, one genomic window encodes:
- a CDS encoding iron transporter, with amino-acid sequence MHRRELLRAGGALGTVGLAGCLDALGFETQSAWRDPPMVEDRPDGVYVPGSTEEMGTYGVAEVDGYGVALTYTFPHRFWTITGRETNRVEIGDEDSLHLMASVHDVETGTVVPTDVRMSLEGENGTPYDGQLWPMLAQRMGFHYGDNLGIDEDGTYVATLRISPPDARLVGDLEGRFEEPATVDIEFEYASDDVYDLEFSTIDEERRGRPGELELMDHFENGDGGHGSGGDHGGKGGDHDDGQGHRLPAPTVPPAEAFPGRVVGTGESGSAAFVVAALEDDRFGGGVHLVVSPRTPENRTMLPLMSLSATVERDGERAFEGPLESTLDPEVGFHYGTTEIGELRPGDELTIGIESVPQAARHDGYETAFMEMPSIELTVE; translated from the coding sequence ATGCACCGCCGTGAGCTACTCCGCGCCGGCGGCGCCCTCGGCACGGTCGGTCTCGCGGGCTGTCTCGACGCACTGGGCTTCGAGACCCAGTCGGCGTGGCGCGATCCGCCGATGGTCGAGGACCGCCCCGACGGCGTCTACGTCCCCGGATCGACCGAGGAGATGGGAACGTACGGCGTCGCCGAGGTCGACGGGTACGGCGTCGCCCTGACCTACACCTTCCCCCACCGGTTCTGGACCATCACCGGCCGGGAGACCAACAGGGTCGAGATCGGCGACGAGGACTCGCTCCACCTGATGGCGAGCGTCCACGACGTCGAGACGGGGACGGTCGTCCCGACCGACGTCCGGATGTCACTCGAGGGCGAGAACGGAACGCCGTACGACGGCCAGCTCTGGCCGATGCTCGCCCAACGCATGGGCTTTCACTACGGCGACAACCTCGGAATCGACGAGGACGGAACGTACGTCGCCACGCTGCGGATCAGCCCCCCGGACGCCCGCCTCGTCGGCGACCTGGAGGGACGGTTCGAGGAGCCCGCCACCGTGGATATCGAGTTCGAGTACGCGAGCGACGACGTCTACGATCTGGAGTTCTCGACGATCGACGAGGAGCGCCGGGGCCGACCGGGCGAACTCGAACTCATGGACCACTTCGAGAACGGTGACGGCGGACACGGAAGCGGCGGCGATCACGGCGGCAAGGGTGGCGACCACGACGACGGCCAGGGCCACCGGCTGCCGGCGCCCACCGTCCCGCCCGCCGAGGCGTTCCCGGGCAGGGTCGTCGGGACCGGCGAGAGCGGCAGTGCGGCGTTCGTCGTCGCCGCTCTCGAGGACGATCGCTTCGGCGGGGGCGTTCACCTGGTGGTCTCCCCGCGGACCCCGGAGAACCGGACGATGCTCCCGCTGATGTCGCTGTCGGCGACGGTCGAACGCGACGGCGAAAGGGCGTTCGAGGGCCCGCTAGAGAGCACGCTCGACCCCGAAGTCGGCTTTCACTACGGGACGACGGAGATCGGAGAACTACGGCCTGGCGACGAGCTGACGATCGGGATCGAGTCGGTGCCCCAGGCCGCCCGTCACGACGGCTACGAGACCGCGTTCATGGAGATGCCGTCGATCGAGCTGACCGTCGAATAG
- a CDS encoding protein translocase SEC61 complex subunit gamma, with amino-acid sequence MNVPYDLTSYVRVLKFATTPEWEEFSRIALIAGAGIFLVGTLGFLMFVLMSYLPGGL; translated from the coding sequence ATGAACGTTCCGTACGATCTCACCTCCTACGTCCGCGTCCTGAAGTTCGCCACCACGCCCGAGTGGGAGGAGTTCTCCCGCATCGCCCTGATCGCCGGCGCCGGCATCTTCCTCGTCGGTACCCTCGGGTTCCTCATGTTCGTGCTCATGAGCTACCTCCCCGGTGGACTCTGA
- a CDS encoding transcription elongation factor Spt5 encodes MAVYAVKTTASQERTVADMIANREQPEIHAVLAPDSLTSYVMVEADDHAIIERVLDEIPHARSIVPGQSSLAEVEHFLSPKPDVEGIAEGDIIELIAGPFKGEKAQVQRIDEGKDQVTVELYEATVPIPVTVRGDQIRVLDSEER; translated from the coding sequence ATGGCGGTCTACGCCGTCAAGACGACCGCCAGCCAGGAGCGAACGGTCGCCGACATGATCGCGAACCGCGAACAGCCCGAGATCCACGCGGTGCTCGCGCCCGACTCGCTGACGAGCTACGTGATGGTCGAGGCCGACGACCACGCGATCATCGAGCGCGTGCTCGACGAGATTCCCCACGCGCGATCGATCGTCCCCGGCCAGAGCTCGCTCGCGGAGGTCGAGCACTTCCTCTCGCCGAAACCCGACGTCGAGGGGATCGCCGAGGGCGACATCATCGAGCTGATCGCCGGCCCGTTCAAGGGCGAGAAGGCCCAGGTCCAGCGGATCGACGAGGGCAAGGACCAGGTCACCGTCGAGCTCTACGAGGCGACGGTCCCGATTCCGGTGACGGTGCGCGGCGACCAGATCCGGGTGCTCGATAGCGAGGAACGCTGA
- a CDS encoding thiolase family protein, whose protein sequence is MSPDTTPVIAQALRTPQGKEGGALADVRSEDLSIPLIDEILAETGLGSDAIDDLMWGCAQQRGEQDNNVARVIALLSELGEGTPATTINRWCASSMQAIISASDAIRAGQRDAIIAGGVESMSRVPKDGQSYEHLHPGLAEHYDVPDLQMGMTAETVAEEFDVSREDQDEYALRSHRRAAEATDEGRFDDQIVPIETEDGTVSEDEGIRRDTSMEALSELPTVFKDDGTVTPGNASQITDGAAATLVTSRGFAEDHGLDVLAEIGSNNVAGVDPTVMGIGPVPATEGLLERTGQEIDDYDLVELNEAFASQTLYSQRELGVPDEKFNVNGGAIALGHPLGASGARLPVTLVHELIERDADRGLATLCVGFGQGAAIELSR, encoded by the coding sequence ATGTCTCCCGATACCACTCCCGTGATCGCACAGGCGCTTCGGACCCCCCAGGGGAAGGAGGGCGGCGCACTCGCCGACGTCCGCAGCGAGGACCTCTCGATCCCGCTGATCGACGAGATCCTCGCCGAGACCGGACTCGGAAGCGACGCGATCGACGACCTGATGTGGGGCTGTGCCCAGCAGCGCGGCGAGCAGGACAACAACGTCGCACGCGTCATCGCGCTGCTCTCCGAACTGGGCGAGGGGACGCCGGCGACGACGATCAACCGTTGGTGTGCCTCCTCGATGCAGGCGATCATCTCCGCCAGCGACGCGATCCGCGCGGGCCAGCGTGACGCCATCATCGCCGGCGGCGTCGAGTCGATGAGCCGCGTCCCCAAGGACGGCCAGTCCTACGAACACCTCCACCCGGGGCTCGCGGAGCACTACGACGTCCCCGACCTCCAGATGGGCATGACCGCCGAGACCGTCGCCGAGGAGTTCGACGTCTCGCGCGAGGACCAGGACGAGTACGCCCTGCGGAGCCACCGGCGCGCGGCGGAGGCGACCGACGAGGGGCGCTTCGACGACCAGATCGTCCCCATCGAGACCGAGGACGGCACCGTGAGCGAGGACGAGGGGATCCGCCGGGACACCTCGATGGAGGCGCTCTCGGAGCTGCCGACGGTGTTCAAGGACGACGGCACCGTCACCCCGGGCAACGCCTCCCAGATCACCGACGGCGCCGCGGCGACGCTGGTGACGAGCCGCGGGTTCGCGGAGGACCACGGTCTCGACGTGCTCGCCGAGATCGGCTCGAACAACGTCGCGGGCGTCGACCCAACGGTGATGGGGATCGGACCGGTCCCCGCGACCGAGGGACTACTCGAGCGAACCGGTCAGGAGATTGACGACTACGACCTGGTCGAGCTCAACGAAGCGTTCGCGAGCCAGACGCTCTACAGCCAGCGCGAACTCGGCGTTCCCGACGAGAAGTTCAACGTCAACGGCGGAGCGATCGCGCTGGGCCATCCGCTCGGCGCGAGCGGCGCGCGCCTGCCGGTGACGCTGGTCCACGAGCTCATCGAGCGCGATGCCGACCGGGGACTCGCGACGCTCTGTGTCGGCTTCGGCCAGGGTGCGGCGATCGAGCTCTCGCGGTAG
- a CDS encoding MOSC domain-containing protein, producing the protein MTGSGTVERVFIAPDAEAEMEERTDVEAIARKGLRGDRYFSEIERGTFVEWESDEERHNGYDLTLIEQEAVTAIERESGIELAPGAHRRNVETRDVALNHLVGRRFRVGDAVCRGNRLCEPCNHLQRLTQDGVLQALVHRGGLRADVLEDGTIRPGDVIEPLE; encoded by the coding sequence ATGACCGGGAGCGGCACCGTCGAACGGGTTTTCATCGCACCTGACGCCGAAGCGGAGATGGAGGAACGGACCGACGTCGAAGCGATCGCCAGGAAGGGACTCCGAGGTGATCGCTACTTCAGCGAGATCGAGAGAGGAACCTTCGTCGAGTGGGAGTCGGACGAGGAACGCCACAACGGGTACGACCTCACCTTGATCGAACAGGAGGCCGTGACGGCGATCGAACGCGAATCGGGAATCGAACTCGCACCGGGAGCGCACCGACGGAACGTCGAAACCCGCGACGTCGCACTCAATCATCTCGTCGGACGACGATTCCGGGTCGGTGACGCCGTCTGTCGAGGGAATCGATTGTGTGAACCGTGTAACCACCTTCAGCGCCTCACTCAGGACGGCGTACTGCAGGCGCTCGTTCACCGAGGAGGGCTCCGAGCGGACGTTCTCGAAGACGGGACGATTCGCCCCGGAGACGTCATCGAGCCGCTCGAATAA
- a CDS encoding thiamine pyrophosphate-binding protein: MTYTGADCFVDALEEYGVDYVFGNPGTTELPVLKALADGEPEYVLGLHEDVAVGMAGGYASTRRYHAHRDPDVLPVGVANLHLAPGLAHGLGNLYAAKVAGAPVVVTAGNHSTDFRHEEPILSGDVVGMAEQFTKWSAEVLDVSALPSMVRRAFRVALTPPTGPVFLALPLDTMMAETDAEPERLGEIPTAGRGDRAQIDRAAGLLAEAEEPTMIVGDHVARAGRDAVEAAVALAEAGGLRVHGEILACEVDFPTAHDQWVSYVPPDEGLAASLMDVDTLVFAGCSTNTTLVRHENPLVGRETTCIHLGQDAWELGKHQPADAAVLGDPGEIMAELAERVEGVLDERTRATRIERVGEFRESIASTLQSIGTGDAEDDPRASKAELVDRLREVASDAYVVDEGVTSKYALLNRWPLEAEGMISNKGGGLGYGLPAAIGAAVAEGQREDSREVLGFVGDGSYLYYPHALHTAARHGIDVTVVVSDNRNYRILKDNTIKLFGGSDADHEYVGMDFEPPVDIPANAESHGAEGRLVETPDGIVPAFEDALESDGPTVLDVLVHD; this comes from the coding sequence ATGACATACACAGGAGCGGACTGCTTCGTCGATGCGCTCGAGGAGTACGGCGTCGACTACGTCTTCGGCAACCCCGGAACGACCGAGCTTCCGGTGTTGAAGGCGCTCGCCGACGGCGAACCGGAGTACGTCCTCGGACTCCACGAGGACGTCGCCGTCGGCATGGCCGGCGGCTACGCGAGCACACGGCGGTACCACGCCCACCGCGACCCGGACGTTCTGCCGGTGGGCGTGGCGAACCTGCATCTCGCGCCGGGGCTCGCCCACGGGCTCGGCAACCTCTACGCCGCGAAGGTCGCGGGCGCGCCGGTGGTCGTCACCGCCGGCAACCACAGCACCGACTTCCGCCACGAGGAGCCGATCCTCTCGGGCGACGTGGTGGGCATGGCCGAGCAGTTCACCAAGTGGAGCGCGGAAGTGCTCGACGTGAGCGCGCTGCCGTCGATGGTCCGCCGGGCCTTCCGGGTCGCGCTCACCCCGCCGACCGGTCCGGTCTTCCTCGCGCTACCGCTCGACACGATGATGGCCGAGACCGACGCCGAGCCCGAACGGCTGGGCGAGATCCCCACTGCCGGTCGGGGCGATCGGGCACAGATCGATCGCGCCGCAGGACTGCTCGCGGAGGCCGAGGAGCCGACGATGATCGTCGGCGATCACGTCGCCCGGGCGGGACGCGACGCCGTCGAGGCCGCGGTGGCGCTGGCCGAGGCCGGCGGCCTCCGCGTCCACGGCGAGATCCTCGCCTGCGAGGTCGATTTCCCGACGGCGCACGACCAGTGGGTGTCGTACGTCCCGCCCGACGAGGGACTAGCCGCGTCGCTGATGGACGTCGACACGCTGGTGTTCGCGGGCTGTTCGACCAACACGACGCTCGTCCGCCACGAGAACCCGCTGGTCGGCCGGGAGACGACCTGCATTCATCTCGGCCAGGACGCCTGGGAGCTCGGCAAGCACCAGCCCGCCGACGCCGCCGTACTGGGCGATCCCGGCGAGATCATGGCCGAACTGGCCGAGCGCGTCGAAGGGGTGCTCGACGAGCGAACCCGCGCCACGCGGATCGAGCGCGTCGGGGAGTTCCGCGAGTCGATCGCCTCGACACTACAGTCGATCGGGACGGGCGACGCGGAGGACGACCCGCGCGCCTCGAAGGCCGAACTCGTCGACCGGCTTCGCGAGGTCGCCTCCGACGCCTACGTCGTCGACGAGGGAGTCACGTCGAAGTACGCGCTGTTGAACCGGTGGCCGCTCGAAGCCGAGGGGATGATCTCGAACAAGGGAGGCGGTCTCGGCTACGGGCTCCCGGCGGCGATCGGTGCGGCCGTTGCCGAGGGCCAGCGCGAGGATTCTCGGGAGGTTCTCGGCTTCGTTGGCGACGGCTCCTACCTCTACTACCCCCACGCGCTCCACACGGCGGCACGCCACGGGATCGACGTGACGGTCGTGGTCTCCGACAACCGCAACTACCGAATCCTGAAGGACAACACGATCAAGCTGTTCGGCGGTAGCGACGCCGACCACGAGTACGTCGGGATGGACTTCGAGCCGCCGGTGGACATCCCGGCCAACGCCGAGAGCCACGGCGCCGAGGGTCGGCTGGTCGAGACGCCCGACGGGATCGTCCCCGCGTTCGAGGACGCGCTCGAGAGCGACGGACCGACCGTGCTGGACGTGCTGGTCCACGACTGA
- a CDS encoding TRAP transporter permease, translating into MAGQSNVSTRLTPISVLRTSVYLLGVIFTLYTIYYAYSLFFIRLRYSNLFVGMGIALFYLDYVRGRYEAVEEIDGVAVDAPGTIDDDGGGDGDALGGLRSLVRRIDPFLALGLALLALGSAAYVELNFDRLFYDAPVVGYTSTDLLVGVALIALAIDATRRAFGNVIAAVAVGAIVYAHSLVGPSMPGVLRHTGMTWEQIARDGAIGLTGVYHDTLMGIGATWVAIFIMFAGIAKAYGLMEFVLEAGRELASSLRTGIVQIAVISSMIMGSITGSAAANTATTGSFTIPMLKDQDVRPDFAAAIEAVASAGGQMLPPVMGVAAFLMADIIGVPYVDVIRAGLIPAALFYFSVGVGVHLAVLKFGWTTERLTEFEPRVLLGGIHFTIPLGVLLYTLVVLRYTPLSAGMYTIFSIVLVVPARDLLVEGASRETAFETLKRTVDGLHRGGVEMAPLVGVLAAMGIIIELLTQTGLAQRVSTLIVGLGGGSLLVVLLLASVASILFGLGMPTPAAYILVVILVAPGVSAMGVPEITTHMFVFYFAMLSAITPPVAISVAVGSRIAETSFTRSCLQSLRLGAPGFVIPFAFVTNGSLIYWSFPATLLAFPLVLVGTVALIVATVGYDGSRALGYPHRTLYAALAFGAMFGPVVHVALQVAAAAAVLLLLTFANVGTDSRLPIPTRNQP; encoded by the coding sequence ATGGCGGGCCAGTCCAACGTATCGACGCGGCTGACCCCGATCAGCGTCCTTCGGACGTCGGTCTATCTGCTGGGCGTGATCTTCACGCTGTACACGATCTACTACGCCTACTCGTTGTTCTTCATCCGGCTGCGGTACTCGAACCTCTTCGTCGGCATGGGGATCGCGCTGTTCTATCTGGACTACGTCCGCGGTCGATACGAGGCCGTCGAGGAGATCGACGGGGTCGCCGTCGACGCCCCCGGAACCATCGATGACGACGGCGGTGGCGACGGCGACGCGCTCGGCGGGCTTCGCTCGCTCGTCCGGCGGATCGACCCGTTCCTCGCGCTCGGACTCGCCCTGCTCGCGCTCGGGTCGGCCGCGTACGTCGAACTCAACTTCGACCGGCTGTTCTACGACGCGCCGGTCGTCGGCTACACGAGCACGGACCTCCTGGTCGGGGTCGCCCTGATCGCGCTCGCGATCGACGCGACCCGGCGGGCGTTCGGGAACGTCATCGCCGCGGTCGCCGTCGGAGCGATCGTCTACGCCCACTCGCTGGTCGGTCCGAGCATGCCCGGCGTGCTTCGCCACACCGGGATGACGTGGGAGCAGATCGCCCGCGACGGCGCGATCGGGCTCACGGGGGTCTACCACGATACGCTGATGGGGATCGGCGCGACCTGGGTCGCGATCTTCATCATGTTCGCGGGGATCGCGAAGGCCTACGGGCTGATGGAGTTCGTGCTCGAGGCGGGTCGCGAACTGGCCTCGAGCCTCCGGACCGGCATCGTCCAGATCGCCGTGATCTCGAGCATGATCATGGGTTCGATCACCGGCAGCGCGGCGGCCAACACCGCGACGACGGGGAGCTTCACCATCCCGATGCTCAAGGACCAGGACGTCCGGCCGGACTTCGCCGCCGCGATCGAGGCCGTCGCGAGCGCCGGCGGACAGATGCTCCCGCCGGTGATGGGCGTCGCGGCGTTCCTCATGGCCGACATCATCGGGGTGCCCTACGTCGACGTCATCCGCGCGGGGCTGATACCGGCCGCGCTGTTCTACTTCAGCGTCGGCGTGGGCGTCCACCTCGCGGTGTTGAAGTTCGGCTGGACGACCGAGCGTCTGACCGAGTTCGAACCGCGGGTCCTGCTGGGGGGGATCCACTTCACGATCCCGCTCGGCGTGCTGCTGTACACGCTGGTCGTGCTTCGCTACACGCCGCTCTCGGCCGGCATGTACACCATCTTCTCGATCGTGCTGGTCGTCCCGGCCCGGGACCTCCTCGTCGAGGGCGCCTCCCGCGAGACGGCGTTCGAGACGCTCAAACGGACCGTCGACGGGCTCCACCGGGGCGGCGTCGAGATGGCCCCGCTGGTGGGCGTGCTCGCGGCGATGGGGATCATCATCGAACTGCTGACCCAGACGGGCCTCGCCCAGCGCGTGAGCACGCTGATCGTCGGCCTCGGCGGCGGCTCCCTGCTGGTCGTCCTCCTGCTCGCGAGCGTCGCGAGCATCCTCTTCGGGCTCGGGATGCCGACGCCCGCGGCGTACATCCTGGTCGTGATTCTAGTCGCGCCGGGCGTGAGCGCGATGGGCGTCCCCGAGATCACCACCCACATGTTCGTCTTCTACTTCGCGATGCTCTCGGCGATCACCCCGCCGGTGGCGATCTCGGTCGCCGTCGGCTCGCGGATCGCCGAGACGAGCTTCACGCGCTCGTGTCTCCAGTCGCTTCGGCTCGGCGCGCCGGGCTTCGTCATCCCCTTCGCGTTCGTCACCAACGGAAGCCTGATCTACTGGTCGTTCCCGGCCACGCTGCTCGCGTTCCCGCTCGTGCTCGTCGGGACGGTCGCGCTCATCGTCGCCACCGTCGGCTACGACGGTTCGCGAGCGCTCGGTTACCCCCATCGAACGCTGTACGCGGCCCTCGCCTTCGGCGCGATGTTCGGGCCGGTCGTCCACGTCGCCCTCCAGGTCGCCGCGGCGGCGGCCGTCCTCCTGCTGCTCACGTTCGCGAACGTCGGAACCGACTCTCGACTTCCCATCCCGACCAGAAACCAACCATGA
- a CDS encoding TAXI family TRAP transporter solute-binding subunit has protein sequence MIDDARERIGRRGFLGAAGAGALGLAGCIGDDEPEPVGEGGNGGDGGDAAELRMRTATSTTAAYAANQGLAAAVNENTDSIFVEAQTSPGTEANIGALQSGEAEMVYIQNWSAADIREGVEPFDDLDFTLNQVFHYYDLPWFFCTGGDLESITDIGADTTVSPTPRGSGTASALEHALDYAVDDYERVSEDYGEQGSAMSEGRLDVGVGTYLNFEIVPGWLQEMMGTVDLRLLDVPDDVVGAWEDDDRLLAESFPGEEIEDAEAPEEVWSIAFSYNFVSRNDLDYDTVYEFLNVLYENREGLSEYHALLSRLEEAGFWVENPYDDVPFHPAAADFYEEIGVWSDDLERGEG, from the coding sequence ATGATCGACGACGCCCGCGAACGGATCGGTCGTCGGGGGTTCCTCGGCGCGGCCGGCGCCGGCGCGCTCGGGCTGGCGGGCTGTATCGGCGACGACGAGCCCGAACCGGTCGGCGAGGGCGGGAACGGCGGAGACGGCGGGGACGCCGCGGAGCTCCGGATGCGGACCGCGACGTCGACAACGGCCGCCTACGCGGCGAACCAGGGGTTGGCGGCGGCGGTCAACGAGAACACGGACTCGATCTTCGTCGAGGCCCAGACCAGCCCCGGGACCGAGGCGAACATCGGCGCGCTCCAGAGCGGTGAGGCCGAGATGGTGTACATCCAGAACTGGTCGGCCGCGGACATCAGGGAGGGCGTCGAGCCGTTCGACGACCTCGACTTCACGCTGAACCAGGTGTTCCACTACTACGACCTGCCGTGGTTCTTCTGTACGGGCGGTGACCTGGAGTCGATCACCGACATCGGGGCCGACACGACGGTGTCGCCGACCCCGCGAGGATCGGGAACCGCGAGCGCACTCGAACACGCGCTCGACTACGCCGTCGACGACTACGAACGGGTGAGCGAGGACTACGGCGAGCAGGGTAGCGCGATGAGCGAGGGACGTCTCGACGTGGGCGTCGGCACCTATCTCAACTTCGAGATCGTCCCCGGCTGGCTCCAGGAGATGATGGGGACCGTCGATCTGCGGCTGCTCGACGTCCCGGACGACGTCGTCGGGGCGTGGGAGGACGACGACCGCCTGCTCGCGGAGTCGTTCCCCGGCGAGGAGATCGAGGACGCAGAGGCGCCGGAGGAGGTGTGGTCGATCGCCTTCTCGTACAACTTCGTCTCCCGGAACGACCTGGACTACGACACGGTCTACGAGTTCCTCAACGTGTTGTACGAGAACCGCGAGGGGCTGTCGGAGTACCACGCCCTCTTGAGCCGGCTCGAGGAGGCGGGGTTCTGGGTCGAGAACCCCTACGACGACGTCCCGTTCCACCCCGCTGCGGCCGACTTCTACGAGGAGATCGGCGTCTGGAGCGACGACCTCGAACGCGGGGAGGGGTGA
- a CDS encoding phosphotransferase family protein, with protein MTDVSEEYFRRLVDEEALRSYLEEELGPTDEFSIQRHAEGHSNETLFLTWGERELVLRRPPPGETADTAHDVLREYRVMDALQNTEVPMPTTVLACEDHDVLGSDFYLMERVEGTVLRDEEPERFAEPAHRERIGEELVDTLAAIHGVDHEAVGLDGFGRPAGFTERQVERWGRQLEWASEVTNEVREVPELDRVGEWLEANVPEEYPHTLVHGDYKLDNVSFAPGAAPDRGDDGPTNRSPPELVAVFDWEMSALGDPLVDLGWTLSYWRDPKDPEPAMSELTARFMEREGYPTRRELVDRYERETGMTFENDRFYRALAVYKLAGLGEMFLRRYLEGNADDPLYPLMEERVPALAERAVRILDGKEPL; from the coding sequence ATGACGGACGTCAGCGAGGAGTACTTCCGCCGACTGGTGGACGAGGAGGCGCTGCGGTCGTACCTTGAGGAGGAACTGGGGCCGACCGACGAGTTCTCGATCCAGCGCCACGCCGAGGGCCACTCCAACGAGACGCTGTTTCTGACGTGGGGTGAGCGAGAGCTGGTGCTCCGCCGGCCGCCGCCGGGCGAGACCGCCGACACCGCACACGACGTGCTGCGCGAGTACCGCGTGATGGACGCCCTCCAGAACACCGAGGTGCCGATGCCGACGACCGTGCTGGCCTGCGAGGACCACGACGTGCTGGGCAGTGACTTCTACCTCATGGAACGCGTCGAGGGGACCGTCCTCAGAGACGAGGAGCCCGAGCGGTTCGCGGAGCCGGCCCACCGCGAGCGGATCGGCGAGGAGCTGGTCGACACCCTCGCGGCGATCCACGGAGTCGACCACGAGGCGGTCGGTCTCGACGGGTTCGGCCGGCCCGCGGGCTTCACCGAACGCCAGGTCGAACGCTGGGGCCGCCAGCTGGAGTGGGCGTCCGAGGTGACGAACGAGGTACGCGAGGTGCCGGAGCTGGATCGGGTCGGCGAGTGGCTCGAGGCGAACGTTCCCGAGGAGTACCCCCACACCCTCGTCCACGGCGACTACAAGCTCGACAACGTCTCGTTCGCGCCCGGAGCCGCACCGGATCGGGGGGACGACGGTCCGACGAACCGGTCGCCGCCGGAGCTCGTCGCCGTCTTCGACTGGGAGATGAGCGCGCTGGGCGACCCCCTCGTCGACCTGGGCTGGACGCTCTCCTACTGGCGAGACCCGAAGGACCCAGAGCCCGCGATGTCCGAGCTGACCGCACGGTTCATGGAGCGCGAGGGCTATCCTACCCGGCGGGAACTCGTCGACCGCTACGAGCGCGAGACGGGGATGACGTTCGAGAACGACCGGTTCTACCGGGCGCTCGCGGTCTACAAGCTCGCTGGCCTCGGCGAGATGTTCCTCAGACGGTACCTCGAGGGCAACGCTGACGACCCCCTCTACCCGCTGATGGAGGAACGCGTTCCGGCGCTCGCCGAGCGCGCGGTTCGCATCCTCGACGGGAAGGAGCCGTTGTAG
- a CDS encoding SDR family NAD(P)-dependent oxidoreductase, with translation MTDRFGIDGRVTIVTGGSSGIGRAIAERFADEGAKVVVCSREQENVDPVAEGIREAGGEALAVECDITDREAVEALVEATVEEFGSVDTLVNNAGASFMAGFDDISENGWETIVDINLTGTYHCTQAAGEHLKDGGGTVINLASVAGQRGSPYMSHYGAAKAGVINLTTTLSAEWAGDDVRVNCIAPGFVATPGVESQMGVSAENVDRTEVERRIGRSEEIADVAQFLASPASSYVVGETITAGGVPRVEESPEV, from the coding sequence ATGACGGACCGATTCGGCATCGACGGCCGGGTGACGATCGTAACCGGCGGGTCGAGCGGGATTGGCCGGGCGATCGCCGAACGGTTCGCCGACGAGGGCGCGAAGGTGGTCGTCTGCTCGCGCGAGCAGGAGAACGTCGATCCGGTCGCCGAGGGGATCCGGGAGGCGGGCGGCGAGGCGCTCGCCGTCGAGTGCGACATCACGGACCGGGAGGCGGTCGAGGCGCTGGTCGAGGCCACGGTCGAGGAGTTCGGCTCGGTCGACACGCTCGTCAACAACGCGGGCGCGAGCTTCATGGCCGGGTTCGACGACATCTCGGAGAACGGCTGGGAGACGATCGTCGACATCAACCTCACCGGCACCTACCACTGTACCCAGGCCGCCGGCGAACACCTGAAGGACGGCGGCGGGACGGTGATCAACCTCGCGTCGGTGGCGGGCCAGCGGGGGTCGCCGTACATGAGCCACTACGGGGCGGCGAAGGCGGGCGTGATCAACCTCACGACGACGCTTTCGGCCGAGTGGGCCGGCGACGACGTCAGAGTGAACTGCATCGCGCCGGGGTTCGTCGCGACGCCCGGCGTCGAGTCCCAGATGGGCGTCTCCGCGGAGAACGTCGATCGGACCGAGGTCGAACGCCGGATCGGCCGCTCCGAGGAGATCGCCGACGTCGCGCAGTTCCTCGCCAGTCCCGCCTCCTCGTACGTCGTCGGCGAGACGATCACCGCCGGCGGCGTCCCGCGGGTCGAGGAGAGCCCCGAGGTCTGA